From the genome of Novosphingobium sp. TH158, one region includes:
- a CDS encoding DUF1330 domain-containing protein translates to MTCYVNPDRENFAAFKALPRDRPIQLLNLIRYRESAAYPEGHACAALGWSGERAFAEYFTRLVPVIHALGGGMIWEGRFEGVITGPAQFEWDRVFVMGFPSANAFLAMVTDPHYKEEVVPHRTAAVLDSRLVRYGEG, encoded by the coding sequence ATGACCTGCTACGTCAACCCGGACCGCGAGAACTTCGCCGCTTTCAAGGCCCTGCCGCGCGACAGGCCGATCCAGTTGCTCAACCTGATCCGCTATCGCGAATCTGCCGCCTATCCCGAAGGTCACGCCTGCGCCGCACTGGGCTGGAGTGGGGAGCGCGCCTTTGCCGAATACTTCACCCGGCTGGTGCCGGTGATCCATGCGTTGGGCGGCGGCATGATCTGGGAAGGGCGGTTCGAAGGGGTCATCACCGGCCCCGCGCAGTTCGAATGGGACCGCGTTTTCGTCATGGGTTTCCCCAGCGCCAACGCCTTCCTGGCGATGGTCACCGATCCCCATTACAAGGAAGAGGTCGTGCCGCACCGCACCGCCGCCGTGCTGGATAGCCGGCTGGTGCGATACGGCGAGGGCTGA
- the moaB gene encoding molybdenum cofactor biosynthesis protein B, which produces MAVDPSRTFKPVNIALLTVSDTRTAADDTSGDLLAERIKAAGHALVFRAIEVDDAQRLVARISNWLDDRSVDVIITTGGTGLTGRDVTPEALERIRTSNEGKDIPGFGELFRWISYGTIGTSTVQSRAMAIVARGKYIFALPGSNGAVKDGWDGILAEQLDSRNRPCNFVELMPRLKEV; this is translated from the coding sequence GTGGCCGTTGACCCGAGCCGGACCTTCAAGCCGGTCAACATCGCGCTGCTGACCGTTTCCGACACGCGCACCGCGGCGGACGATACATCGGGCGACCTCTTGGCGGAACGGATCAAGGCGGCGGGCCACGCCCTCGTCTTCCGCGCGATCGAGGTGGACGATGCCCAGCGCCTTGTCGCGCGGATCAGCAACTGGCTGGATGACCGTTCGGTCGATGTCATCATCACCACCGGCGGCACCGGCCTGACCGGCCGCGACGTGACGCCCGAGGCGCTCGAGCGCATCCGCACCTCGAACGAGGGCAAGGACATTCCCGGTTTCGGCGAGCTGTTCCGCTGGATTTCCTATGGCACCATCGGCACGTCCACCGTGCAGAGCCGCGCCATGGCGATTGTCGCGCGGGGCAAGTACATCTTCGCCCTGCCCGGATCGAACGGCGCGGTGAAGGATGGCTGGGACGGCATCCTTGCCGAACAGCTCGACAGCCGCAACCGGCCCTGCAACTTCGTCGAACTGATGCCCCGGCTGAAGGAAGTTTGA
- a CDS encoding PA0069 family radical SAM protein — MSSTAPIRGRGAQFAAVPQRFGLAAREADGDWLDERQAIDGEPQRLRTRVTEERARSIITRNTSPDIPFDRSINAYRGCEHGCIYCFARPSHAYHDLSPGLDFETKLFAKPDAARLLRAELGRKGYRPAPIAMGTNTDPYQPIEARFRITRAILEVCLEAHHPVTITTKSDRVLRDLDLLSQLAARNLVAVGVSVTSLDPRLSRLLEPRAAAPAKRLEALGRLVDAGIPAHVSIAPVIPSITDAFIEGILEGAASRGVRSASWIMLRLPHEVAPLFREWLDIHYPERAGKVMSIVQSVRNGRDNDPSFFSRMKPNGPWADLFRTRFRLACKRLEMNAVELKLDCAQFVPPETGGQLRLI, encoded by the coding sequence ATGTCCTCAACCGCTCCGATTCGCGGTCGCGGCGCGCAATTTGCCGCGGTTCCGCAGCGTTTCGGCCTTGCCGCGCGCGAGGCGGATGGCGACTGGCTGGACGAGCGCCAGGCCATTGACGGAGAGCCGCAGCGCCTGCGCACCCGGGTGACGGAGGAACGGGCCCGCTCGATCATCACCCGCAACACCTCGCCCGACATTCCCTTCGACCGCTCGATCAATGCCTATCGCGGCTGCGAGCATGGCTGCATCTATTGCTTCGCCCGCCCCAGCCACGCCTATCACGATCTCTCGCCGGGGTTGGATTTCGAGACGAAGCTGTTTGCCAAGCCCGATGCAGCCCGGCTGCTGCGCGCGGAACTGGGGCGCAAGGGGTATCGCCCCGCGCCGATTGCCATGGGGACCAATACCGATCCCTACCAGCCGATCGAAGCGCGCTTTCGCATCACGCGCGCGATCCTCGAAGTCTGCCTCGAAGCGCACCATCCGGTGACGATCACCACCAAGAGCGACCGGGTGCTGCGCGATCTGGATCTACTCTCCCAACTGGCGGCGCGGAACCTGGTTGCCGTCGGCGTTTCGGTGACGAGCCTCGATCCCCGCCTGTCCCGCCTGCTGGAACCGCGCGCCGCTGCCCCGGCGAAACGGCTGGAGGCGCTGGGCCGGCTGGTCGATGCCGGCATCCCCGCCCACGTTTCGATCGCACCTGTCATCCCCTCGATCACCGATGCCTTCATCGAGGGCATCCTTGAAGGTGCCGCGAGCCGGGGCGTGCGCTCGGCAAGCTGGATCATGCTGCGCCTGCCGCACGAAGTGGCGCCGCTGTTCCGCGAATGGCTGGACATTCACTACCCGGAGCGCGCCGGCAAGGTCATGTCCATCGTCCAGTCGGTGCGCAACGGGCGCGACAACGATCCCTCGTTCTTCAGCCGGATGAAGCCCAATGGCCCCTGGGCCGACCTGTTCCGCACCCGCTTTCGCCTCGCCTGCAAGCGGCTAGAAATGAACGCGGTGGAGCTGAAACTGGACTGCGCGCAATTCGTGCCGCCCGAAACCGGCGGGCAGCTGCGCCTGATCTAG
- the dnaE gene encoding DNA polymerase III subunit alpha: MASFAPFVPLRVFSSYTMLDGAIDPKAIAKLAKERGFPAIAMCDRNGLYGAMSFASACKEQGVQPIIGTFLGVCRGDGKTIDWLALFAQNETGWNNLCHLVSRAHLDRPLERDPHVTMADLEGHGEGLIALTGGGEGALARLLADGRKDDAEALCERLERLFPGRLYIEISRRNDQVEEGAEDALIDLAYARALPLVATNPANYAEPHFYAAHDAMLCIANSTHIDAADRPRSSREAWVKSEPMMRELFADLPEGLANTLVIAQRCAFMPPKRKALLPSLAGDKEGEAAMLVEDARRGLEKRLEPYGEMDPAERQAYFDRLDFETNVINGMGFAGYFLIVADFIKWAKENDIPVGPGRGSGAGSLVAWSLTITDLDPLKLGLLFERFLNPERVSMPDFDIDFCETRRGEVIRYVQQKYGHDHVAQIITFGKMKARAVLRDTGRILQMSYGQVDRLCKMVPNHPTDPWPLPRALNGAAEFRREYDNDNEVKRLVDLAMQLEGLPRNSSTHAAGVVIGDRPLAQLIPLYRDPRSDMPVTQFDMKYVEDTGLIKFDFLGLKTLSVLRKAVDLLARRGITIDLGALSWEDAEVYQLLQRGDTVGVFQLESEGMRRTLAAVKPTNFGDIIALVSLYRPGPMDNIPLFGRRKNGLEQIEYPHEKLAGILSETYGIFVYQEQVMQAAQILAGYSLGDADLLRRAMGKKVQAEMDAQRQRFVDGCKEVSGIDKAKANELFDLIDKFAGYGFNKSHAAAYALLAYQTAWMKTHYPHEFYAASMCFDMHQSEKLAVFVDDMRRNGLELAGPDINRSEAEFSVDETDEGLAVRYGMAGIRNVGEKAMDAIVAEREANGRFTSLEDLFRRAPYGSMNRRQLEGLAAAGAFDELEPNRAKVLANADMLLAIADEAERSRNSGQAALFGGDDHADQAVRLAEVEPWTRAEQMAKERENFGFYFAAHPVEQWRTIASANGARTYASLMQSGVPGGGRLAATMAAMVEGVQRRKTKRGKDFVMADFSDSSGQFSASCFEESLVQSFVDWSREGTCILLQVELDAPSPDEPPRVTVRSAQPLSEVRQAARMELRLEVDRVEAISDLALLLPRHAEATGEVLAVLRTGGSKEPILRLGRDFQLDSELVDRLSSIDGVSNISLSARRGSAHLRLVA, translated from the coding sequence ATGGCGTCCTTTGCTCCCTTCGTTCCGCTGCGGGTCTTTTCCAGCTACACGATGCTCGATGGCGCCATCGATCCCAAGGCCATCGCCAAGCTGGCGAAAGAGCGCGGCTTCCCCGCCATCGCCATGTGCGATCGCAACGGGCTTTATGGCGCGATGTCCTTCGCATCGGCCTGCAAGGAACAGGGCGTCCAGCCGATCATCGGCACGTTCCTGGGAGTCTGCCGGGGCGATGGCAAGACGATCGACTGGCTGGCGCTGTTCGCCCAGAACGAAACCGGCTGGAACAACCTGTGCCACCTCGTCAGCCGCGCCCATCTCGACCGGCCGCTGGAACGCGATCCGCATGTCACCATGGCGGACCTTGAAGGGCATGGCGAAGGCCTGATCGCCCTGACCGGCGGCGGGGAAGGGGCGCTGGCCCGCCTGCTGGCAGACGGGCGCAAGGACGATGCCGAGGCCCTGTGCGAGCGGCTGGAGCGCCTGTTCCCCGGGCGTCTCTACATCGAGATTTCGCGCCGCAACGACCAGGTGGAGGAAGGGGCCGAGGATGCGCTGATCGACCTTGCCTATGCCCGCGCCCTGCCGCTCGTCGCGACCAATCCGGCAAATTATGCCGAGCCGCATTTCTACGCCGCGCACGATGCCATGCTGTGCATCGCCAATTCGACCCACATCGACGCTGCCGACCGCCCGCGATCCAGCCGCGAAGCCTGGGTGAAGAGCGAGCCGATGATGCGCGAACTGTTCGCCGACCTGCCCGAGGGGCTTGCCAACACGCTGGTCATTGCCCAGCGCTGCGCCTTCATGCCGCCCAAGCGCAAGGCGCTGCTGCCCAGCCTTGCCGGCGACAAGGAAGGCGAGGCGGCCATGCTGGTGGAGGACGCGCGGCGCGGACTGGAAAAGCGGCTGGAACCCTATGGCGAAATGGACCCGGCCGAACGGCAGGCCTATTTCGACCGGCTCGATTTCGAAACCAATGTCATCAACGGCATGGGCTTTGCCGGCTACTTCCTGATCGTTGCCGACTTCATCAAGTGGGCCAAGGAAAACGACATTCCAGTGGGGCCGGGGCGCGGATCGGGCGCAGGCTCGCTGGTCGCCTGGTCGCTGACCATCACCGATCTCGATCCGCTCAAGCTTGGCCTGCTGTTCGAACGCTTCCTCAACCCGGAACGCGTTTCCATGCCGGACTTCGACATCGACTTCTGCGAAACCCGGCGCGGCGAGGTGATCCGCTATGTGCAGCAGAAATACGGCCACGATCACGTGGCGCAGATCATCACCTTCGGCAAGATGAAGGCGCGCGCCGTGCTGCGCGATACCGGCCGCATCCTGCAGATGAGCTATGGCCAGGTGGACCGGCTGTGCAAGATGGTGCCCAACCACCCGACCGACCCCTGGCCCCTGCCGCGGGCCCTGAACGGCGCGGCGGAGTTCCGGCGCGAATATGATAACGACAACGAGGTGAAGCGCCTTGTTGACCTGGCGATGCAGCTGGAAGGCCTGCCGCGCAACAGCTCCACCCACGCAGCCGGCGTGGTGATCGGGGATCGCCCGCTGGCGCAGCTGATCCCGCTCTATCGCGATCCGCGCTCGGACATGCCGGTTACCCAGTTCGACATGAAATATGTCGAGGATACCGGCCTCATCAAGTTCGACTTCCTCGGCCTCAAGACGCTTTCGGTCCTGCGCAAGGCGGTGGATCTCCTGGCCCGGCGCGGCATCACCATCGATCTGGGCGCGCTCAGCTGGGAAGATGCGGAAGTCTACCAGCTGCTGCAGCGCGGCGATACGGTGGGCGTGTTCCAGCTGGAATCGGAAGGCATGCGACGCACGCTTGCCGCGGTGAAGCCGACCAATTTCGGTGACATCATCGCGCTCGTCTCGCTCTATCGCCCGGGCCCGATGGACAACATCCCGCTGTTCGGCCGCCGCAAGAACGGGCTGGAGCAGATCGAATACCCGCACGAGAAGCTGGCCGGCATCCTTTCCGAAACCTACGGCATCTTCGTCTACCAGGAACAGGTGATGCAGGCGGCGCAGATCCTTGCCGGCTACTCGCTTGGCGATGCCGACCTGCTGCGCCGCGCCATGGGCAAGAAGGTGCAGGCGGAAATGGATGCCCAGCGCCAGCGCTTCGTCGATGGCTGCAAGGAAGTGTCGGGGATCGACAAGGCCAAGGCCAACGAACTGTTCGACCTGATCGACAAGTTCGCCGGCTATGGCTTCAACAAGTCGCACGCCGCCGCCTATGCGCTTCTCGCCTACCAGACGGCGTGGATGAAGACGCATTACCCGCACGAGTTCTATGCCGCTTCGATGTGCTTCGACATGCACCAGTCGGAAAAGCTGGCCGTGTTCGTCGACGATATGCGCCGCAACGGGCTGGAACTGGCCGGGCCGGACATCAACCGGTCCGAGGCCGAATTTTCGGTCGATGAAACCGATGAAGGCCTGGCCGTGCGCTATGGCATGGCCGGAATCCGCAATGTCGGCGAAAAGGCCATGGACGCCATCGTTGCCGAGCGCGAGGCGAATGGCCGCTTCACCAGCCTGGAGGACCTGTTCCGCCGCGCGCCCTATGGCTCGATGAACCGTCGCCAGCTGGAAGGGCTCGCCGCCGCCGGGGCCTTTGACGAGCTTGAGCCCAACCGGGCCAAGGTGCTGGCCAATGCCGATATGCTGCTGGCGATTGCCGACGAGGCGGAACGCAGCCGCAATTCGGGGCAGGCGGCGCTGTTCGGCGGCGATGACCATGCCGATCAGGCGGTTCGCCTTGCCGAGGTCGAGCCGTGGACGCGCGCCGAGCAGATGGCCAAGGAGCGCGAGAACTTCGGCTTCTATTTCGCCGCCCATCCGGTCGAGCAATGGCGCACCATCGCAAGCGCCAATGGCGCGCGGACCTATGCCAGCCTGATGCAGAGCGGGGTGCCCGGTGGCGGGCGGCTGGCGGCAACCATGGCAGCGATGGTGGAAGGGGTGCAGCGGCGCAAGACCAAGCGCGGCAAGGACTTCGTCATGGCCGATTTCTCCGATTCGTCGGGCCAGTTCTCTGCCTCGTGCTTCGAGGAATCGCTTGTGCAGAGCTTCGTGGACTGGTCGCGCGAGGGCACCTGCATCCTGCTGCAGGTGGAACTTGACGCGCCAAGCCCTGACGAGCCCCCGCGCGTCACCGTGCGCAGCGCCCAGCCGCTCTCGGAAGTGCGCCAGGCGGCGCGCATGGAACTGCGGCTCGAGGTGGACCGGGTGGAGGCGATCTCCGACCTGGCCCTGCTGCTGCCGCGCCATGCCGAGGCAACGGGCGAGGTCCTGGCCGTGCTGCGTACCGGTGGCAGCAAGGAGCCAATCCTTCGGCTGGGCCGCGATTTCCAGCTCGATTCCGAACTGGTCGATCGCCTGTCCTCGATCGACGGGGTGAGCAATATCTCGCTCAGCGCGCGGCGCGGATCCGCCCACCTGCGGCTGGTCGCGTGA